One Canis lupus familiaris isolate Mischka breed German Shepherd chromosome 20, alternate assembly UU_Cfam_GSD_1.0, whole genome shotgun sequence genomic region harbors:
- the BSG gene encoding basigin isoform X2, with amino-acid sequence MAARGLVVLALALLGAGGGSGAGSEILTSVEDIGSKIRLTCSLNRSTTEITGHRWVKGDRVLKEDTFPDPKTEYEVDSDERSGEYSCIFLPELLGKSSIEVRGLPNIKAVKKSEHATERETVVLGCRSDSFPPVTDWVWYKVESSGDQVISNSSQSKFLVVSSETKTELRISNLDLETDPGKYVCNGTNSEGTSQAVIVLRVRNRFAALWPFLGIVAEVLVLVTVIFIYEKRRKPDEVLDDEDTGSAPLKSSGHVNDKGKNVRQRNAN; translated from the exons GAAGCGAGATCTTGACTTCTGTGGAGGACATTGGCTCCAAGATACGCCTTACCTGTTCCTTGAACCGCAGCACCACTGAGATCACCGGCCACCGCTGGGTGAAGGGGGACAGGGTGCTCAAGGAAGACACGTTCCCTGACCCGAAGACGGAGTATGA GGTGGACTCGGATGAGCGCTCGGGGGAGTACTCGTGCATCTTCCTCCCAGAGCTTCTGGGCAAGAGCAGCATCGAAGTGAGGG GGCTCCCCAACATCAAGGCTGTGAAAAAGTCGGAGCATGCCACCGAGCGGGAGACGGTCGTGCTGGGCTGCAGGTCGGACTCCTTTCCCCCGGTCACCGACTGGGTGTGGTACAAGGTGGAAAGCTCTGGGGACCAG GTCATCAGCAACAGCTCCCAGAGCAAGTTCCTGGTCGTGTCCTCGGAGACAAAGACGGAGCTGCGCATCAGCAACCTGGACTTGGAGACCGATCCTGGCAAGTACGTGTGCAACGGCACGAACTCAGAGGGCACCAGCCAGGCCGTCATCGTGCTGCGCGTGCGAAACCGCTTCGCCGCCCTCTGGCCCTTCCTGGGCATCGTGGCCGAAGTCCTGGTGCTGGTCACCGTCATCTTCATCTATGAGAAGCGGCGGAAGCCGGATGAGGTCCTGGATG ACGAGGACACGGGCTCTGCTCCTCT GAAGAGCAGTGGGCACGTCAACGACAAAGGCAAGAACGTTCGCCAGCGGAACGCCAACTGA
- the BSG gene encoding basigin isoform X1, with amino-acid sequence MPCSGGGICRSVQQGDGGLGRGSEILTSVEDIGSKIRLTCSLNRSTTEITGHRWVKGDRVLKEDTFPDPKTEYEVDSDERSGEYSCIFLPELLGKSSIEVRGLPNIKAVKKSEHATERETVVLGCRSDSFPPVTDWVWYKVESSGDQVISNSSQSKFLVVSSETKTELRISNLDLETDPGKYVCNGTNSEGTSQAVIVLRVRNRFAALWPFLGIVAEVLVLVTVIFIYEKRRKPDEVLDDEDTGSAPLKSSGHVNDKGKNVRQRNAN; translated from the exons atGCCTTGCTCTGGTGGGGGGATCTGCAGGAGCGTCCAGCAAGGGGATGGTGGCCTGGGCAGGG GAAGCGAGATCTTGACTTCTGTGGAGGACATTGGCTCCAAGATACGCCTTACCTGTTCCTTGAACCGCAGCACCACTGAGATCACCGGCCACCGCTGGGTGAAGGGGGACAGGGTGCTCAAGGAAGACACGTTCCCTGACCCGAAGACGGAGTATGA GGTGGACTCGGATGAGCGCTCGGGGGAGTACTCGTGCATCTTCCTCCCAGAGCTTCTGGGCAAGAGCAGCATCGAAGTGAGGG GGCTCCCCAACATCAAGGCTGTGAAAAAGTCGGAGCATGCCACCGAGCGGGAGACGGTCGTGCTGGGCTGCAGGTCGGACTCCTTTCCCCCGGTCACCGACTGGGTGTGGTACAAGGTGGAAAGCTCTGGGGACCAG GTCATCAGCAACAGCTCCCAGAGCAAGTTCCTGGTCGTGTCCTCGGAGACAAAGACGGAGCTGCGCATCAGCAACCTGGACTTGGAGACCGATCCTGGCAAGTACGTGTGCAACGGCACGAACTCAGAGGGCACCAGCCAGGCCGTCATCGTGCTGCGCGTGCGAAACCGCTTCGCCGCCCTCTGGCCCTTCCTGGGCATCGTGGCCGAAGTCCTGGTGCTGGTCACCGTCATCTTCATCTATGAGAAGCGGCGGAAGCCGGATGAGGTCCTGGATG ACGAGGACACGGGCTCTGCTCCTCT GAAGAGCAGTGGGCACGTCAACGACAAAGGCAAGAACGTTCGCCAGCGGAACGCCAACTGA